The following proteins are encoded in a genomic region of Comamonas resistens:
- a CDS encoding TrbC/VirB2 family protein, whose amino-acid sequence MTQMHVPAFRFSVNPLSHLSSLAGLRSLARPAGQGLLLAALLLFLAGTAQAAGSSMPWEGPLQSILESIQGPVARIVAVIIIIATGLALAFGDTSGGFRKLIQIVFGLSIAFAASSFFLSFFSFSGGAVV is encoded by the coding sequence ATGACGCAGATGCACGTTCCTGCTTTCCGCTTTTCCGTAAATCCGCTTTCCCACCTGTCCAGCCTGGCAGGACTGCGTAGCCTGGCCCGCCCCGCAGGGCAAGGGCTGCTGCTGGCCGCGCTGCTGCTGTTCCTGGCCGGAACCGCGCAGGCCGCCGGTTCCTCGATGCCGTGGGAAGGCCCGCTGCAATCCATCCTCGAATCCATCCAGGGGCCGGTGGCTCGCATCGTCGCGGTGATCATCATCATCGCCACCGGCCTGGCGCTGGCCTTCGGCGATACCAGCGGCGGCTTCCGCAAGCTGATCCAGATCGTCTTCGGCCTGTCCATCGCCTTCGCGGCTTCGAGCTTCTTCCTGTCGTTCTTCAGCTTCTCAGGCGGGGCCGTCGTATGA
- the trbB gene encoding P-type conjugative transfer ATPase TrbB, which yields MSAAPQIPPDPRSSAAASQDRRIQMLRTAMGPVIAAALEDPDVVEVMLNPDRTLWVDRLSSGRTPLGVELPEADGERIIRLVAAHVGAEVHRGQPLLTAELPDTGERFEGILPPAAPGPAFALRKRAVSIIGLDRYVADGILTAGQAEFLCHAVRERQNILIAGGTSTGKTTLANALLAEIAATGDRVLVLEDTIELQCAARDHVPLRTRAGVVSMQELVRATMRLRPDRVIVGEVRGGEALDLVKVWGTGHPGGIATIHAGSALGALLRLEQLILEVAVNPPRALIAEAVNVVIHIAGRGRKRRVESIARVVGFDGAGYRLADALETPFPELTPVPLAAAAAAPFSIPDQPGELP from the coding sequence ATGAGTGCCGCTCCTCAAATCCCGCCCGATCCGCGCTCATCCGCTGCAGCGTCTCAGGATCGCCGCATCCAGATGCTGCGCACGGCGATGGGGCCGGTGATCGCTGCTGCGCTGGAAGACCCGGACGTGGTGGAAGTGATGCTCAACCCCGATCGGACATTGTGGGTGGATCGGCTGTCTTCTGGCCGTACGCCACTCGGCGTAGAACTGCCCGAGGCCGATGGCGAACGCATCATTCGTCTGGTCGCCGCCCATGTCGGTGCGGAGGTGCATCGCGGCCAACCGCTCTTGACCGCCGAACTGCCTGATACCGGCGAGCGCTTTGAGGGCATCTTGCCGCCCGCCGCACCCGGCCCAGCCTTCGCGCTGCGCAAGCGTGCCGTGAGCATCATCGGTCTGGATCGCTATGTGGCCGACGGCATCCTGACCGCTGGGCAGGCCGAGTTCCTGTGTCATGCCGTGCGCGAGCGGCAGAACATCCTGATCGCCGGAGGCACCAGCACCGGCAAGACCACGCTGGCCAATGCCTTGCTGGCCGAGATCGCCGCCACCGGCGACCGCGTGCTGGTGCTCGAAGACACCATCGAACTGCAATGCGCGGCCCGTGACCATGTGCCGCTGCGCACCCGTGCGGGCGTGGTGTCGATGCAGGAGTTGGTGCGCGCCACGATGCGGCTGCGCCCGGATCGCGTGATCGTCGGCGAAGTGCGCGGCGGCGAAGCGCTGGATCTGGTGAAGGTCTGGGGCACCGGCCACCCCGGTGGCATCGCCACCATCCATGCCGGATCCGCCTTGGGCGCACTGCTGCGCCTGGAGCAACTGATCCTCGAAGTGGCAGTGAATCCGCCGCGTGCGCTGATCGCCGAGGCGGTCAACGTCGTCATCCACATCGCCGGACGTGGCCGCAAGCGCCGCGTCGAAAGCATCGCCCGCGTCGTCGGTTTCGACGGCGCGGGCTACCGCCTGGCGGACGCACTGGAAACGCCGTTTCCCGAGCTGACGCCGGTTCCTCTTGCAGCCGCTGCCGCTGCGCCTTTCTCGATCCCTGACCAACCTGGAGAACTGCCATGA
- a CDS encoding CopG family transcriptional regulator, with protein sequence MSQYRLNLFIQHEHAKRLDELAAKKGVSKSSIVAAALASWLSPDAGDQREAAIAKRLDRLSRQAERLERDQNIQIETLALFIRYYLTVSTPVPEAHQDAARAQGKARFEQFVEQLGRHLLRGRSLVRDVVEELHPDPIRMDEAAAQAHERTAEHAS encoded by the coding sequence ATGAGCCAATACCGATTGAACCTGTTCATCCAGCACGAGCACGCCAAACGCCTGGACGAGCTGGCCGCCAAGAAAGGCGTGTCCAAGTCCAGCATCGTCGCCGCTGCCTTGGCGTCCTGGCTGTCGCCTGATGCTGGCGACCAGCGCGAAGCTGCCATTGCCAAGCGTCTTGATCGCTTGTCGCGGCAGGCCGAGCGTCTGGAGCGTGACCAGAACATCCAGATCGAAACGCTGGCGCTGTTTATCCGCTACTACCTGACCGTCAGCACGCCGGTGCCCGAAGCCCATCAGGATGCAGCCCGCGCCCAAGGCAAGGCGCGCTTCGAGCAGTTCGTCGAACAGTTGGGTCGCCACCTGCTGCGTGGCCGCAGTCTGGTGCGCGATGTGGTGGAAGAACTGCATCCCGACCCGATACGGATGGATGAAGCAGCGGCACAGGCCCATGAACGCACTGCGGAGCATGCGTCATGA